A stretch of Homo sapiens chromosome 12, GRCh38.p14 Primary Assembly DNA encodes these proteins:
- the LOC124903061 gene encoding uncharacterized protein LOC124903061, with protein sequence MGTHPVGQTEGWMDGWTGWRPLPWGTHPAGWTEGRMDGWTGWRPLLWGTHPTGQTKDGWTAGQAGGPCHGHSPRGTDRRTDGRLDRLEAPSMGHSPRATDRRTDGRLDGPEAPAVDTHPAGQTEGRMDGWTGWRPLPWTLTPQDRQKDGWTAGQAGGPCRGRSPRSCWASVGSWEISTAVQCAGRAFVLSSQRPRLRLCCIWPPAGQAPSEEGLLRVCGSRRPSSVCDSHPPPTPAHFWEHLPGGFGGPSILP encoded by the coding sequence ATGGGCACTCACCCCGTGGGACAGACAGAAGGATGGATGGACGGTTGGACAGGCTGGAGGCCCCTGCCTTGGGGCACTCACCCCGCAGGATGGACAGAAGGGCGGATGGATGGCTGGACAGGCTGGAGGCCCCTGCTATGGGGCACTCACCCCACGGGACAGACAAAGGATGGATGGACAGCTGGACAGGCTGGAGGCCCCTGCCATGGGCACTCACCCCGCGGGACAGACAGAAGGACGGATGGACGGCTGGACAGGCTGGAGGCCCCTTCCATGGGGCACTCACCCCGTGCGACAGACAGAAGGACGGATGGACGGCTGGACGGGCCGGAGGCCCCTGCCGTGGACACTCACCCCGCAGGACAGACAGAAGGACGGATGGACGGCTGGACAGGCTGGAGGCCCCTGCCGTGGACACTCACCCCGCAGGACAGACAGAAGGACGGATGGACGGCTGGACAGGCTGGAGGCCCCTGCCGTGGGCGCTCACCCCGCAGTTGCTGGGCCTCCGTGGGGTCCTGGGAAATTTCAACAGCAGTCCAGTGTGCGGGCCGCGCCTTTGTTCTGTCCAGCCAGCGGCCCAGGCTGCGCCTTTGTTGTATCTGGCCGCCGGCAGGCCAGGCACCTTCTGAGGAAGGGTTGCTGCGTGTCTGTGGCTCACGGAGGCCTTCCTCTGTGTGTGACTcacaccccccacccaccccagcccactTCTGGGAGCATCTTCCTGGGGGCTTTGGAGGCCCATCCATTCTTCCCTAG